A window of Leishmania donovani BPK282A1 complete genome, chromosome 35 genomic DNA:
ACCGAGAAGAACGACGgctacgacgacgacaactTCCACtaccgcgtcgtcgtcggcgacCACTTGCTGTATCGGTACGAAGTGGTGAAGGTACTCGGCCAAGGCACCTTCGGCATcgttgtgcgcgcgctcgaccacaagcaccaccgcctcgtaGCTGTGAAGGTCATCAAGAACAAGCCGAACTACACGAAACAGGCCCGCGAAGAAATCAAGACACTAGAGCTGCTGAACAGGGACGATCCCGATGATGAGGCGAACATTGTTCGCCTACTCGGCTCCCACATCTTCCGCAAGCACTACATTTTAGTGTTTGAATTGCTCCCCTCTGACCTCTATGCAATCATTCAGACCAACAAATTCCGCCCCATGTCGCACGACTTCATCTACGAGCTTTcagagcagctgctcacCGCCCTTGTGCACGTGCGAGACCACAAGATCGTGCACTGCGACTTGAAGCCAGAGAACATTATGATctctcgccgcggcggcaactCCAACTCGCTGGGCGAGTCGTCCGACTTTTCTCTGAAGCTGATTGACTTTGGCTCCGCTTGTGAGGAAAGTCGGCCCCTGTTCACCTACATCCAGTCGCGCTACTACCGTGCGCCGGAGATTGTGCTTGGCATTCCGTACACGACAGCCATTGACATGTGGAGCTTTGGCTGCGTGCTGTGCGAGCTCGCCAACGGCTACCCGATATTCCCGGCAAGCTCCGAGggggagctgctggagcgcctcGTGGAGTACTTTGGCACGATTCCGTCGTACCTGGTGCAACAgggccgccgcgccgatCGGTTCTTTGAAGACGGGCAGATGAAGCACAACCTAGGCAAGAAGCGCATTCCGCATGCACCGCACAGCCGAGCGCTGAGGAACTTCTTGAAGATTGGGCGGAGCCACGAGGACCAGCTCTTCGAGGACTTCGTTTCGAAATGCTTGCATCTTgacgcgcggcagcgactcacgccagaggcggcgctcgagCACCCGTGGATGGAGCTCTGGCGAGGCACCAGTAGTAGAGGGAGCACGGCGTCGCTCTCTGATTCTTGCTCCCTGTCTC
This region includes:
- a CDS encoding protein kinase-like protein, with amino-acid sequence MPIGANASGGPSFQSGVNRTGNGTTRKNGMTINGIQNISMMGGRNEVTVKSAGNSVTQRVANLPTLPSTSASMQGLQSDFYSMPPPPMIHAGFQNGMMMPAYSGGYRQLSANGVRGTYRELNEMGEGGKVSTMQADDGKMRDADSVTPSLSPNSNVQNRCKVNTPPLAQADEYTGLTPTPPSLRFLTSYEEEEVKDYLPSVYFGGTEQCKKIHGVRGTEKNDGYDDDNFHYRVVVGDHLLYRYEVVKVLGQGTFGIVVRALDHKHHRLVAVKVIKNKPNYTKQAREEIKTLELLNRDDPDDEANIVRLLGSHIFRKHYILVFELLPSDLYAIIQTNKFRPMSHDFIYELSEQLLTALVHVRDHKIVHCDLKPENIMISRRGGNSNSLGESSDFSLKLIDFGSACEESRPLFTYIQSRYYRAPEIVLGIPYTTAIDMWSFGCVLCELANGYPIFPASSEGELLERLVEYFGTIPSYLVQQGRRADRFFEDGQMKHNLGKKRIPHAPHSRALRNFLKIGRSHEDQLFEDFVSKCLHLDARQRLTPEAALEHPWMELWRGTSSRGSTASLSDSCSLSR